The following are encoded in a window of Methanobrevibacter ruminantium M1 genomic DNA:
- the gatC gene encoding Asp-tRNA(Asn) amidotransferase subunit GatC — protein sequence MAIEKDAEKILEEFSKTLDQVPELEGTYYITDNLNLNREDESEEKDASKIVRNARTDKDGNVIVKRADWTG from the coding sequence ATGGCAATTGAAAAAGATGCAGAAAAAATATTAGAAGAATTTTCAAAAACCTTGGATCAAGTTCCAGAATTGGAAGGAACTTATTATATTACAGATAACCTTAATCTTAATCGTGAAGATGAATCTGAAGAAAAGGACGCTAGTAAAATTGTCAGAAATGCTAGAACTGACAAAGATGGTAATGTTATTGTAAAAAGAGCAGATTGGACTGGTTAA
- a CDS encoding asparagine synthase-related protein, translated as MCGCIGLVGNFNKELLFSMMESTKHRGMDSSGYYLYNKGSSESLYENNFILDNRKSFNESSMEDNDSNQCSTIGLGHNLLSIFNLINEKREITDNINENRQPIILDNLVFIFNGEIYNFNKLESFLKENNENYVKSKSDSQLLANLIQYYYKETNSGNQENPLLESVKEVVGQLDGDYAFAIYDKDNDDLAISRDSIGVKPLFYAVTDNLKGFASERKALWKAGFEDSDIKDLKPGSILYNFEEIDLDDDLINEIINTDFKLLKSSFDDYKSYLDTKDTYDVYKELLADDIYEAVEKRVENIVDIGLIFSGGVDSTILAVILKSIAEKRQKQIDSVNNKSSDLDNVFLNGLGETSNPSNNSLENSKSSNDFSENVKPLNIRLYAVGLENSQDIEFSKRVAKDLDLDLKTIIIDEDTIRKSVPDVLTAIEDPNIMKLGVGMTIYLATKAIHEDNIKVALSGQGADELFGGYNRYLKHFDNHTLFDAYFDLDEEIYHDIANIYHVNLERDDAVAMANGVELRVPFLDKDVISLALDIPGKFKIKDGDDLLRKHILRDLAKDIGVAEYIADRPKKAAQYGSGINKILKKKVLRSFNIEEFVESLKH; from the coding sequence ATGTGCGGCTGTATAGGTCTGGTAGGAAATTTTAATAAAGAATTACTATTTTCTATGATGGAATCTACTAAACATAGGGGAATGGATTCAAGCGGATATTATTTATACAATAAGGGTTCATCTGAATCACTCTATGAAAATAATTTCATTTTAGATAATAGAAAATCTTTCAATGAATCATCTATGGAAGATAATGATTCCAATCAATGTTCTACAATAGGCCTTGGACATAATCTATTGTCCATATTTAATCTAATCAATGAAAAAAGAGAAATAACAGACAATATCAATGAAAACAGACAGCCGATCATATTGGATAATCTTGTATTCATATTCAATGGAGAGATATATAATTTCAATAAGCTTGAAAGCTTTCTAAAGGAAAACAATGAAAATTATGTAAAGTCCAAAAGTGACAGTCAACTATTGGCTAATTTGATTCAATATTATTATAAAGAGACAAATTCAGGCAATCAGGAAAATCCTCTTTTAGAATCTGTAAAAGAAGTCGTAGGTCAATTGGATGGAGACTATGCGTTTGCAATATATGATAAGGATAATGATGATTTGGCCATATCAAGAGATTCCATTGGAGTAAAGCCTTTATTTTATGCTGTAACTGATAATCTGAAAGGATTTGCATCTGAAAGGAAAGCACTTTGGAAGGCTGGATTTGAAGATAGTGACATAAAGGATTTAAAGCCAGGATCCATTCTATACAACTTTGAAGAAATTGATTTAGATGATGATTTGATAAATGAAATCATAAATACTGACTTTAAATTGCTTAAATCTTCATTTGATGACTATAAATCCTATTTGGACACTAAAGATACCTATGATGTTTATAAAGAGCTCTTGGCTGATGATATATATGAGGCAGTTGAAAAGCGTGTTGAAAACATAGTAGATATAGGCCTTATATTCTCTGGAGGAGTTGACAGTACTATTTTAGCGGTCATTCTAAAGAGCATTGCAGAAAAAAGGCAAAAGCAAATTGATTCAGTTAATAATAAATCTTCAGATTTGGATAACGTGTTTTTAAATGGTTTGGGGGAAACTAGCAATCCATCAAATAATTCACTAGAAAATAGCAAATCATCAAATGACTTTTCAGAAAATGTTAAGCCATTAAACATAAGGCTATATGCAGTAGGACTTGAAAACTCACAGGATATCGAATTCAGCAAAAGGGTTGCCAAAGATTTAGATTTAGACTTAAAGACAATAATTATAGATGAAGATACAATCAGAAAGAGCGTTCCAGATGTGCTGACTGCCATAGAAGACCCAAACATCATGAAGCTTGGCGTTGGAATGACCATATACCTTGCAACTAAGGCAATCCATGAAGATAATATAAAGGTAGCTCTATCTGGACAGGGTGCAGATGAGCTCTTTGGTGGATATAACAGATATCTGAAACATTTTGATAATCACACTCTATTTGATGCATATTTTGACTTGGATGAAGAGATATATCATGACATTGCAAACATATATCACGTCAATCTTGAAAGGGATGATGCAGTTGCAATGGCCAATGGGGTAGAACTAAGGGTTCCGTTTTTAGATAAGGATGTAATTAGCCTTGCATTGGATATTCCAGGGAAATTCAAGATAAAAGATGGTGATGACCTTCTTAGAAAGCATATATTAAGGGACTTGGCTAAGGACATTGGAGTGGCTGAATATATTGCAGACAGACCTAAGAAGGCTGCTCAATACGGCTCTGGCATAAATAAGATTCTAAAAAAGAAAGTTTTGAGAAGCTTTAACATTGAAGAGTTTGTAGAATCCTTAAAACATTAG
- a CDS encoding toxic anion resistance protein, which translates to MAEFSLDVEEIKEEVEKSFQEEEKTIPNDKIKKQAEQNAIAIFEADFDDAAQREGIIKPLDDFGINAINRSSAKNSLLSTRFKEMSKGGSEADNVGDKLADLNRQVKALDPSKVDFTRTGFLGNLFHPVRKYFDRYEKAEVVIGNIIESLDNSSKVLQNDNTTLLSEETYLRELTKKLMTDIELAKEMDESIEVQIRNAEIQGVDQYKIDFVREEVLFPLRQRIMDMQQMIVVNQQGIVSLNVVRRNNKELIRGISRAKNVTVTALRTGVMVASALYNQKIAMDKIKVLNETTEDVIESTSKILREQGSQIQKTASETMISPEVLKTSFNEALAAIEDVSNYKQQALPKMQETIIAFNEMAQEGQKVIDKIEIGNNTQ; encoded by the coding sequence ATGGCTGAATTTAGTCTTGATGTAGAAGAAATTAAAGAAGAAGTTGAAAAAAGTTTCCAAGAAGAGGAAAAAACAATTCCTAATGACAAAATCAAGAAGCAAGCTGAGCAAAACGCTATCGCTATCTTTGAAGCAGACTTTGATGATGCAGCCCAAAGGGAAGGAATCATCAAGCCTTTAGACGACTTTGGTATAAATGCCATTAACCGTTCCTCTGCTAAAAACAGTCTTTTAAGCACACGCTTTAAAGAGATGTCCAAAGGAGGATCAGAAGCTGACAATGTAGGTGACAAGTTAGCTGACTTAAACCGTCAGGTCAAGGCTTTAGACCCAAGCAAAGTGGACTTCACCAGAACAGGATTCCTCGGAAACCTTTTCCATCCGGTGAGAAAATACTTTGACAGATACGAAAAGGCTGAAGTCGTTATTGGAAACATCATCGAATCCCTAGATAACAGTAGCAAGGTCTTGCAGAATGACAATACAACCCTCTTATCCGAGGAAACTTATCTTAGGGAATTGACCAAAAAGCTCATGACCGACATTGAGCTTGCAAAGGAAATGGACGAATCCATTGAGGTTCAAATCAGAAACGCTGAAATCCAAGGGGTTGACCAATACAAGATTGACTTTGTAAGGGAAGAGGTTTTATTCCCTCTCAGACAAAGAATAATGGACATGCAACAGATGATTGTTGTTAACCAGCAAGGTATCGTTTCCTTGAATGTAGTCAGAAGAAACAACAAGGAGCTTATCCGCGGTATCTCCCGTGCTAAAAACGTAACTGTAACCGCTCTTAGAACCGGTGTAATGGTTGCAAGCGCATTGTACAATCAAAAGATTGCAATGGATAAGATCAAGGTCCTAAATGAAACCACTGAAGACGTTATCGAATCCACTTCAAAGATCTTAAGGGAGCAAGGAAGTCAAATCCAAAAGACAGCTTCTGAAACCATGATCTCTCCTGAAGTATTGAAGACTTCATTCAATGAGGCATTAGCTGCAATTGAAGATGTAAGCAATTACAAACAGCAAGCTCTTCCAAAAATGCAAGAGACCATTATTGCATTTAATGAAATGGCTCAGGAAGGTCAAAAGGTCATTGATAAAATTGAAATCGGAAACAATACCCAATAA
- a CDS encoding zinc ribbon domain-containing protein yields MKRYNHCIYCGYKLHSDDVFCPNCGVKIGYVDDQSVSLPLSKYKEQVLELRDEYEKKEKEVLSLVEKRFAPPQLTYHRFIGEIDNCRVLFFREAESILDIINLVTELSPKIETEIKKKIDLLKKIIDQMNDLINELIINMGDKEESENEVKIVLDDMKNLIDSVKDYDF; encoded by the coding sequence ATGAAACGATATAATCATTGTATTTATTGTGGCTATAAATTACATAGCGATGATGTTTTCTGTCCCAATTGCGGGGTCAAGATCGGCTATGTGGACGATCAGTCCGTTTCCCTTCCCTTAAGCAAATACAAAGAGCAGGTATTAGAGCTAAGGGATGAATATGAAAAGAAGGAAAAGGAAGTGCTGAGTCTTGTAGAAAAACGTTTCGCACCGCCACAATTGACTTATCATAGATTTATAGGGGAAATTGATAATTGCAGGGTATTGTTCTTCAGGGAAGCTGAATCAATACTTGACATTATCAATCTGGTAACCGAACTTAGTCCAAAGATAGAAACTGAAATCAAGAAAAAGATAGACCTTCTAAAGAAAATCATAGATCAGATGAATGACCTGATCAATGAATTGATTATAAATATGGGGGATAAGGAAGAATCTGAAAATGAAGTTAAAATCGTTTTGGATGATATGAAAAATCTGATTGATTCTGTAAAGGATTATGACTTTTAG